A genomic window from Pygocentrus nattereri isolate fPygNat1 chromosome 22, fPygNat1.pri, whole genome shotgun sequence includes:
- the LOC108413889 gene encoding CD209 antigen-like protein E → MASTRLQKIKELKMNEDIYANSGITDNSNDYEDIYANEDDVAETSVTRSHKGTMTSVSRVNTVERRYCRLTAVCLGLLCVLLLTAITVLWIKFNNLTTERDQIQTSYINLTRERDQIQTNNENMANEMGQLQKEKETLQKNLAELEQEKKTSSFYYISTEKKSWSESRKFCRERGADLVIINSRKEQEFISEAFGSSESWIGLTDVDTEGVWNWVDKSTLTAKFWWTGEPNDYGGNEDCAVTGYKYPGSERVSTWADYPCDRPAVGICEKRF, encoded by the exons ATGGCATCAACACGTTTACAGAAGATCAAAGAGCTGAAGATGAATGAGGATATATATGCAAATTCAGGAATTACAGACAACAGCAATGATTATGAGGACATCTACGCCAATGAAGATGATGTCGCAGAGACGAGTGTCACCAGAAGCCATAAAGGAACTATGAcctcag TTTCCAGAGTCAATACGGTAGAAAGAAGATACTGCAGACTGACTGCAGTGTGtctggggctgctgtgtgttctcctgCTGACTGCCATCACAGTGCTGTGGATCAAGTTCAACAACCTGactacagagagagaccagatacAGACCAGCTACATCAATctgactagagagagagaccagatacAGACCAATAATGAGAACATGGCAAATGAGATGGGccaattacagaaagaaaaggaaacgcTTCAGAAGAATTTGGCAGAATTAG agcaagaaaagaaaacttCCAGTTTCTACTACATCTCTACTGAGAAGAAGAGCTGGAGTGAGAGCAGAAagttctgcagagagagaggagcagacctggtgatcataaacagcagaaaggaacag GAGTTCATCAGTGAAGCATTTGGCAGCTCTGAATCTTGGATTGGTCTGACTGATGTTGACACAGAGGGGGTCTGGAATTGGGTGGACAAATCAACACTGACCGCTAA GTTCTGGTGGACAGGGGAACCCAATGATTATGGAGGAAATGAGGACTGTGCTGTAACTGGCTATAAATATCCTGGATCTGAACGAGTCTCAACCTGGGCTGATTATCCCTGTGATCGTCCTGCAGTTGGAATCTGTGAGAAAAGATTTTAG